In a single window of the Trypanosoma brucei brucei TREU927 chromosome 6, complete sequence genome:
- a CDS encoding ferric reductase transmembrane protein, putative produces the protein MSTEDILIECPLNVEVEEEADGINDVVRLEENQLSTAQLLCRITSLIAIGAFIYLTFWNNSQFWAVVFVYHPLFMVVAFMGALPELMCTVAGFHSRKFPFSRVIRTHLKWTMVFKALSLLGIVAVEWTKFVKSKNHFKSWHGIIGAVCEASQFLEALVGLSMYFNAGGRFFSSSQARLLRVAHRLLAVVVILTGLTSMSLGMFTKFAVEVYGALAVRVAFAILPIVLALWGYACPFVAW, from the coding sequence ATGAGCACCGAAGACATTCTGATTGAATGCCCTCTTAATGTTGAGGTTGAGGAAGAAGCAGATGGCATCAACGATGTTGTTCGTTTAGAGGAAAATCAATTATCTACTGCACAACTACTCTGTCGAATTACGTCCCTCATCGCGATTGGGGCGTTTATATACTTAACTTTTTGGAACAACTCTCAGTTCTGGGCCGTAGTATTTGTCTATCATCCATTGTTTATGGTAGTTGCTTTTATGGGCGCGCTTCCCGAGCTCATGTGCACTGTTGCTGGTTTTCATAGTCGGAAGTTTCCATTTAGTCGCGTCATAAGAACGCATCTCAAGTGGACTATGGTGTTTAAGGCATTAAGTTTGCTTGGCATAGTCGCAGTAGAGTGGACCAAATTCGTCAAATCCAAAAATCATTTCAAGTCTTGGCATGGGATTATCGGTGCCGTGTGTGAAGCTTCTCAGTTTTTGGAAGCACTCGTAGGTCTCAGCATGTATTTCAATGCTGGTGGTCGCTTCTTCAGTTCGTCTCAGGCGCGTTTGCTTCGTGTGGCGCATCGACTCCTTGCCGTCGTGGTTATTTTAACGGGATTAACTTCCATGTCGTTGGGCATGTTCACCAAGTTTGCCGTGGAAGTGTACGGAGCGTTGGCCGTGCGGGTGGCATTTGCCATTCTTCCCATTGTTTTGGCACTGTGGGGTTATGCTTGCCCCTTTGTGGCCTGGTAA
- a CDS encoding calpain-like cysteine peptidase, putative gives MVVSLSGYSPREVYEVECAKFNCKKNSAICNFLSERPDDFKSISVIDLSKNFVGPKGVLPLLEVVRLCENLELLNLCGQQLDKNAIDALCLVLRSHPTVIHLNLSANPLSMSAGTSLLLLAKDNPLIQHINLTDSFIKPSVLLAINAQLERNREYRGKEADRADIISNVQRNEKLNGGDVRIPLQTSQERGEVLSRPMQPIVQDQNVTSRETDDQAYDSLYPHDLGALLASFTHEVHDVLFDEDPTSYVAKYCSVRRTCFHDADFRADRVPLRRGVRRWDAFAWRRVSKLFPSATLLPEAGEDKTLVFPRECFQAYSWVFTCVEAVFKDAAILRDTLFTSYDVDHGVYGIRVYVDGRWRYVIVDDYLPVNEKNELMFTKPVDNKYFWPCILEKALAKMYGGYLALDIEFILESVPRALSMTPEATTPTNTPLLASNGFPNTVECRDDDVRRTSCAKTLQDLSGGVGITRFLRTAEFQKDEWWASMLDMSRSGAIMVGITDFENALPGIETAHAYRITHVQQVGGIKLVMLSSQWSPQQWKGDWSDDSCLWQSHRDVSMTLRKKRLAGDHFGFWMSYNDFLSVFIQVHICHVFNGFTQHVVECEWGRDTAGGPCFDHHWHLNPHFKLRLSENTLFFINLSLPDTRFAPTCVKAMGMHILNSPRYPVCYLHNTQDCVVATDYVETDSISVEGNFTKEGVYWIVPSADLTGVMSRFILRMFVSSPFVFSSEVIGNHWNTLKFSDIIECSGEFCAGDDNAQVLIRFLTNDKIREEVSVGPIVVKVATPEDKNLAIGLFLVHSSFAGSKASRTLGVVDKGDIVASSPYAVTDRAYIMADVCDNDVYTLITCISPTGSRAEIEYTLWSAIPSPQHTILPVWGRKSVTVSWPEGSGSFYGVKNNPQIEICPERDFDTFVIKMNLVECNVTDPAIVLFVLQNAGNKGDGIKGKIPANQVLKRSQYVRHHFVQCELQLLEPTDSLLVIPCLQPTGSKGACAITVSTETSDFSVRVLSSV, from the coding sequence ATGGTTGTGAGTCTTTCCGGTTATTCTCCGCGGGAAGTATACGAGGTAGAGTGTGCCAAATTTAACTGCAAAAAGAATAGTGCAATATGTAACTTCCTTTCGGAGCGGCCGGATGACTTTAAAAGCATCAGCGTTATTGATTTATCAAAGAATTTTGTGGGGCCAAAAGGTGTTCTGCCTCTTCTGGAGGTTGTTCGTCTCTGTGAAAATCTCGAACTTTTGAATCTGTGCGGTCAACAACTAGATAAAAACGCTATTGACGCACTCTGTTTGGTGTTGCGTAGTCATCCCACTGTAATTCATTTAAATCTCTCGGCCAATCCACTTAGTATGTCGGCAGGTACATCGCTTCTCTTGCTGGCGAAGGACAATCCGCTTATTCAGCACATCAACCTCACAGATAGCTTCATCAAACCATCTGTTCTGTTGGCGATTAATGCACAATTGGAGAGAAACAGAGAATATAGAGGTAAGGAAGCGGACCGAGCAGATATAATTTCAAACGTGCAAAGGAATGAGAAATTAAACGGTGGTGATGTTAGAATACCCTTGCAGACATCGCAAGAGAGAGGGGAAGTTCTTTCAAGGCCTATGCAACCGATTGTGCAAGACCAAAATGTGACATCGCGTGAAACAGATGATCAGGCATACGATTCCTTGTATCCCCATGATTTGGGTGCCCTTTTGGCTAGTTTTACACATGAGGTTCATGATGTCTTGTTTGATGAAGATCCGACATCATACGTAGCGAAATATTGCTCGGTGCGGCGGACATGCTTTCACGATGCAGACTTTCGTGCTGATAGAGTCCCTCTTCGTCGCGGTGTTAGGCGGTGGGATGCCTTCGCCTGGAGGCGTGTGAGCAAGTTGTTTCCATCAGCAACGTTACTTCCGGAAGCTGGGGAAGATAAGACACTGGTATTCCCTCGCGAATGCTTCCAAGCATATTCGTGGGTTTTTACCTGCGTTGAGGCTGTTTTCAAGGATGCGGCAATCCTTCGTGATACTCTTTTCACTTCTTACGATGTGGATCACGGTGTTTATGGTATTCGCGTGTATGTGGATGGGCGGTGGCGGTACGTTATAGTCGATGACTATCTTCCCGTTAACGAGAAGAACGAACTCATGTTCACAAAACCCGTTGACAATAAATACTTCTGGCCTTGTATACTAGAGAAAGCATTAGCCAAGATGTACGGTGGTTATTTGGCACTTGATATAGAATTTATTTTGGAGTCCGTTCCACGAGCCCTTTCGATGACTCCTGAAGCAACCACCCCAACGAACACGCCACTACTTGCGTCCAACGGTTTTCCGAACACTGTGGAGTGTCGTGATGACGATGTACGGCGTACGAGCTGCGCCAAAACACTACAAGACCTCAGTGGTGGGGTGGGTATTACTCGCTTCCTGCGTACTGCTGAATTTCAGAAGGATGAGTGGTGGGCCTCTATGCTAGATATGTCTAGGTCTGGTGCTATTATGGTGGGGATAACAGACTTTGAAAATGCCCTTCCCGGTATAGAGACGGCTCACGCATACCGCATTACCCACGTGCAGCAGGTTGGTGGAATAAAGCTCGTCATGCTTTCCAGTCAGTGGTCGCCCcagcagtggaagggcgATTGGTCAGATGATTCTTGTCTATGGCAGTCTCATCGTGATGTCAGTATGACTcttcgaaaaaaaaggttggCCGGCGACCACTTTGGGTTTTGGATGTCGTATAACGACTTCCTTTCGGTTTTTATTCAGGTGCATATTTGTCATGTGTTTAATGGCTTTACACAGCATGTTGTGGAGTGTGAGTGGGGTAGGGACACCGCAGGGGGGCCATGCTTTGACCATCACTGGCACCTCAATCCACACTTCAAACTGCGACTGTCAGAGAACACGCTCTTTTTCATCAACCTTTCCCTACCGGACACGCGCTTTGCACCAACGTGCGTTAAGGCGATGGGGATGCATATTCTTAACAGCCCGCGGTACCCGGTATGCTACCTACATAACACGCAAGATTGTGTCGTCGCAACCGATTATGTGGAGACGGACTCGATTTCCGTAGAGGGCAATTTTACAAAAGAAGGTGTTTATTGGATAGTTCCCAGTGCTGACTTGACAGGGGTAATGAGCAGGTTCATCCTCCGCATGTTTGTGAGCTCaccatttgttttctcttcagAAGTGATTGGCAACCACTGGAATACGCTGAAATTCTCCGATATCATAGAGTGTAGTGGCGAATTCTGTGCGGGGGATGACAACGCGCAAGTGCTTATTCGGTTTCTCACAAATGACAAGATTAGAGAGGAGGTGTCGGTAGGTCCAATTGTTGTGAAGGTGGCAACACCAGAGGATAAGAACCTTGCGATTGGGCTGTTCCTTGTACATTCAAGTTTTGCGGGATCGAAGGCGTCCAGGACCCTTGGAGTTGTGGATAAAGGGGATATTGTGGCTTCGAGTCCTTATGCAGTTACTGACAGGGCTTACATTATGGCAGACGTTTGCGATAACGACGTGTACACATTGATAACATGTATTAGTCCCACCGGCTCACGCGCGGAAATCGAATACACCCTATGGAGTGCCATCCCCTCGCCGCAGCATACCATTTTACCTGtatggggaaggaaaagcgTTACAGTGTCGTGGCCTGAGGGGAGTGGTTCTTTCTATGGGGTGAAGAACAACCCGCAAATTGAGATATGCCCTGAACGCGATTTTGATACGTTCGTTATCAAGATGAACCTCGTGGAATGTAATGTGACCGATCCTGCGATTGTTCTTTTCGTGCTTCAAAACGCCGGGAATAAGGGGGATGGTATCAAGGGGAAAATACCAGCGAATCAGGTGTTAAAACGCTCTCAGTATGTGCGACACCACTTTGTACAGTGCGAGCTGCAACTGCTAGAACCGACGGACTCCCTTTTGGTTATTCCTTGTCTGCAGCCCACGGGGTCGAAAGGGGCGTGTGCCATAACGGTTTCAACGGAAACTTCCGATTTTTCTGTTAGAGTGTTGTCGAGTGTTTAA